In the genome of Zonotrichia albicollis isolate bZonAlb1 chromosome 7, bZonAlb1.hap1, whole genome shotgun sequence, the window CCTCTGGCAGGacttttttcagtgttttttagaCACgcacaaaaaaaaagtgccTCCCAATACATAGTTAATAAGCATTGCAAAGCTTTGCACAGGAAGCTAAGTGCTAACTTTGGtcagttttggtttttaacATCTCAGGTTTTAAATTTAACTATCCCCTCCCCTaatcaccatctctgaaacAGCAGTAGCACACAAAAGCCATGACAATCCATTAATAAAAATCCACATTCACTGTCTATATTTCCTAAGTTTCatcaatctccttttttctctgttcCAGAGAAAATTGAtacccagcacagaaaacagaggTGGTCTCATACACTGATGAAAACCACTAAAGCTTGACCAGCAAAGGCACAGGTGAATACTGCATTCAGAGACCTCAGTAATACATTTGAAGCTTATAGGTGCAGGACTAAGTAAAACTAGTTCATTTTTAATCACTCAAAAATATAACTACCTTCAAATGGCCAACATGCCACCCCTTGAAAATTTCATTTTggctgagaggaaaaaaaaataaaaggaagcagctgtgctgaAACACTGAGCTTACAGCTCCCTCCagagcttctgctgctggagccagcttGGAAACACTGCTGTAAGTGCTGGTGGAGCTGAAACTCCCTCAAATTTAATCAggaagaagaaatttttcccaGCCATTGTGACAATAGGACTCCCACTGCCCCAGACTTTGACTGCTGGGACCAAAGCTCCTACTAATACATGTCAGTCAGACATTGCACTAAACATGCACCCGTGGGAAAGTGCTCCTTCTTATTAGTAGTAATTAATAATTAGTCCAAAGAGTATTTACCACAAATCCACTGATAGAAGAGCTCTATTACATTGCCACATCTGGCGAGATAATCCCATTATGTATAGATTGGTTTCTCTCTAATAGACATTTATAAAGCCAGCAGATAAGCAGCAGCAAGCCTGTCTTGGTCAGGTTTAATACACTGTCTCCAGTATTTATTGAGGCAGAGCAGATCTCCTTATTGTTGGCAATatctcagctgctgcctccaaAGAAAATAGTTGTAGATCTCCCACTGGGGAGAAAAATTCAGAGAGGTTTCCAGCAGTTGTTGTCCATTCAGGGAGGTTTTCAGCAGCCCACTCAGGAAACCCCCTTTGTCCTCACCTGTTTGTACCCAACACACAGAGTATGTCCAGCACCATGGGAGCTCCACCAAATACTCTGGACAAGCCAAAATTTCAGCCTTATCTAACCAAATCTCCACTTGAACCTGAATGCTGTACAAAGGACTGACAAGTGTTGTCAGTCCTTTGTTGTCATAATTGGAATGCTGATTTTAAAGACATCCCACACCTGAAACACAAATACACAGCATTTTTGAAAGGCTCCTGAAGGATGCAGAGCCCAGCTCATGATTCTGAGTGGGGGgagaaaaaatttgaaaaaagaaaaaaacaaatcatcACTAGCAGCAGTGCCAGAAAGTGTAAGAGAACCTGGGAGGCTCCAAGGCCTCCTCACTGTGCTGGCAGGcaggaaaaatgcagaaaatactGTCTGCCCAAGCCCCCAATTATTCTCTGTGTGTAAGAAAGCTGCATGATACATTTCCTATGTTTAGGGTTGCACGAGCCTGAATAGCTGTTAACATGTTTGGAAAGAATGTGCCAGTGGTAGAATTCAGAAGTGTCTGTTGGTGGTGAATTTAGCTCCTGCTGAAAGAAAgacagggaagaagaaaaaaaaaatctgaagcaaGAGAACAATCTCAAGAGGGTCACTGGAAATGCTGGAACCAGGCAAGCTGAGGCATTGAGCCAAAACAGGACCAGAATTTCTGTTACTACACTGTTATGCTGGTGTGCTATATTGCTGtgtaaaactcttttttttggtTAAACGTCTTTTATTTCAATGCACTTTAAGGAGGAATGCCCAGTTTCCTGTAAATTAATTCCTCTTCTTCAGCCTGgttctctctccctgccctttttTAGTTGATTGTCCATTCTGCCTTGGGAACTACGTAGATCTTTTCTCTTAATCAAAGCTAGTATAATTGAAGACTACAGGTTGAACTTTCCTTTCCTGGTGGCAATAAAATGTTCATTATAAATACCTCCTGCTTCACTTCTCAGGCTTCCCTGGCTGTCCTGCTGACTGCTCTAACACATAGCACAGCTGCTTTTGCACAGGTACCAGGTAAGGTGGAAGcctttaaagtaaaaaaatactCAATAAAGAAGCGCAAATCAAGTGCATACTCAGGACTTCTGTGTCTTTGCTATTTTCCTAGAGGCACACCAGCCTTTGAAAATCAAACAATTCATCATTTTACCTCTCCAGGCAGAGGTTTAATAGTGTTAATACACTGGTGCTTCTGGTCGTGCTCCAAGAGCTGCATTGGACCATTTTCTTTGTAGCTACTCCTggcttgtttctttcttttgagaaataattttgcaaaaTTAGTACTTGGGCATTTTACCTGTTTGACAGCTTCCCATCTGCTGGCCCAATTTATATCCACTGAAACTGCTAAAAAATCAAGTTTTTATTACCAGCCACATTGCAGTTTATATAGCTGTGGAAAAATGGGCTGAACTCAGTTCCTCCTTATGCTTTATCAGCCAAAAAGTGTGCACTCACACCAATCCTTTACTGCCATCCAGGGCTACAGGCAATTGGCTGCCCATCAGATACACTGCACAACACACAGGTGGATTTATCTGCTCTGTTCAAGGTCAAAGAAAGCATAGAGATGGCCAGAGAAAAATGTGTATATAGCAGGTATTTTATAGTTGTTATTCTAGATTCTGTTTACCCTCAGATCTTGTGCTGGTCTAAAGCACAAACTACAGTTACATTTGGGGATGGCACGAAGGATgaaaagtaaaagcaaaaacagcagagcagcaacaggagagaagggaaatatCTGATATTAACGGTGAGACTTCTAAATAGCTCTCTAGACCCTCTATTGTTAAGGAAACTTCCCTGTCTGAGCATCCAGGACCACTCTGACACTCACTCTTGCACCACCTGAGCTGGACCAAAGCCCCTTCACAGCTGCACCCACACTGGGTTCCCCTATGGGCTCAGACCCAGGTTTTCCATGGCAGACACTCAGACATTTGAATTCTTAAATTTAATGTTGGTGCACCTAACCAAATAACAACTCCAGCTAGTTCCTTTGaggagagaccccaaaaaagGAACCCTTGGCTTTTATCCTCTCACAGTCTGAGGGCAAAACTCTGGggtcctctgctcctgctgtgtctctgagtgtcccctggcagggccacagGTCCCCAGGCCCCTCATTGCACAGagggccagcagggcacagcccctggccccaggctcccccagagctcagcctgcagctcccctcACTTACTTACACTGAAAGGATTCTGTAAGACCCATTCccctcccacagcccagcctttcctccacacagaagaggaaaaaaaccaagctAAACTGAGGAAGCCAggagcacagaaaatatttatgtgTCACATAGGTAGGACTGTAGCATTCGGCACCTGCCAGGCATCAGTCCCACCGTGCACAGAGGCAGTGAACACAAACCcaagagctgtgccagcagagactCACAGCAGGTCTCTGCACTGAGGAACAGGGGGCTTGCTTGTCACACAGGGCCATATCTCAACAGCCTCAATTCCCTGCCCACCCTTGTCACAGATAAGGCAGCCATAATACAGACTGTCACCACACAATTTCAGAAGGTTTTAAGCATTCCTCTATACACAGTAACCCCTTACCtgatcagaaggcttcaggTGTCTGTCCATACAAAGCAACATCATCCCACTTCAGAAAGCTGCAAACAACTGCCCTTCCTGTTcttcagcccagccttttatcCCCTCATGCTGAtgcactgcacctgtgtgccctctgctccctgggtgattggtcagtgcccctgggctcaTTAATGGCTCATTATCTTTAATATCACTCacctgtcctgcacagctgcagcccatcggggatgaggctcagccccactcccaattaCCATAAACTGTGTGCCCACCCATTCTGGATAGGCTGTCCCTGTGGGGGGGTTCTGTGCAGTTCCCCAGCTTCTCTCCACTTCTCCCCACATGACATTTTCTCAGTCTGAGGCAGTTCTCAGCTGCATCAGCTCCCTGAGATATTTCACTGTGCACTGTTCAAACACACATGTGAAAGGAAGAACAGAGACAGTAACCCCAGCCAGGCAATACCCCTGACAGGTGATGTGAGCAGGCAGCCATGGAGTGTGATTCCTTCTTCACTTTAAACAAGGAAATGGGGATTTCTTTACAAGACTCTTCAGTGCCTAAGCACTAttcatttttaaattcaaaactcaaaaacccctaaatCCTCGCAATACTGGGGATTTTGAGTTACAGCCACACCCCATCATTTCTTCCAGTTCTGGAGCATGGGAAGGAAGGCTGCACAGAGCCATGGGACAGCACTTAAAACTATTAAAGAACACATTTAGAAAGCTTTTTGTAgacaacacaaagaaaaaaagaaaaaaattcccaacatAATTCCCCCCTCCAAACCATACCAAACCAACTTAAAAGTGAAGCACTAAGGCTGTTCCTGCATGCTTTTGGAATTTGGGACCAGATGTTGGATGCAAAAGGACTTGTAATCAACAACATCTTCAGCCTCTTGTGGTGCTGTTAAGGGTTTTCTAGGATGAGTTTAAAGCGTTGTggaatttcttattttattttatagagATGATTCTTGTAAACTCAGCAGGTATTTCCAACAAACAATGGCTGTGACAAAAACATGGTGGTAAAGCAAACCTGGATATCCAAGGGAAACCCATTACAGAGTgcacagaaaaaaggagaaatatagatagaaagaaagaaggattcATCATCAGTGCAGGTAAGAGTCAAGTAAATTTTTTCTCAACGATCTTCTTATATTTAAAAGAAACCAATTATACTTGCAAATCACTTGCagaaaattttaataatttgcCAAATATACAGCTATTAGAATGACCCTAAATATCACTAATAATTAAGTTACAAAAGTTGGTAGATAGCACAGTACAATGTTCTATAAAATAAACATGGATAATATTAACATTACTCCCTGTGGTCCAGGAATGTCAGAAAATagcaaaaagaaattacaaacACATACAGATCAGAGGAGATTGGGGGGAAGCTTTAGACACTTGGATCAAAGAAACTGAGACCAGACTAGACACATTCATTCATCAACATAATGAATGTAGAACTTTAAATCTCAAAACCAATTAACAACACAGCATCAGGTGCAATTTCACATGGTTTCAGCTATGTTCCAGTACAGTTCCCAGAGGATTAAAGTGCCTTTGTGCACTGTAGTTTCATTTAGTCAGGTGCAACACACATTGTGTTTGGAAgttactttcttttttaaaaagtgaccTAGGAAATAACTACTTGAACCAATGTCCATAATTCAAACTAAGGTGTTTTGAAGTACCTTTGTCCTGACTCTGCTACTAAATGTCCTGTAACAaattaaaccccaaatccacaaGGCCTATCTCCACTAAGCAAGACCAGAGTAAAAGATATTTATTGAAACGTGTTTCCTGTGGTACAACCCTTAGTTTGCTTATTTTCCCCTTTCAAACATATTTACCCTTTGGATGACAATTTTCCACTGCAGTTTCCATTTCCAGGTTGCTGTGAACATGAAAAGCAGCCAGATTTGGCCCGTGGCTATGGTGATGAATGCACTTCCCAGTAAGATCCTGTTTTAACCCAGTGAATAAGCACAGCATTTTCTCTGTGGGACACGTGGGGATCTGCAGCCTTTGgatcctccctgcagccattccctgtgctaCTGCAGGGACCCAGggtcctgctcagggctccttaGGAActctcactgctctgctgtACCAACTCTTCCTTAAACCCAAACCTCACTGAACTGCAGTGAGGGAAGGGAGACTCCACACAGCTCAGCTGTCACTCACTTGCCCCCAGAACACCCTCTGCAAGTCCTGAGTACAGAACTCACTCGAAGCGTCCGATCCAGTCTCCCATCAGATCGTGCTGCCCACCAgctcccctcctgctctcccaAGGGACAGAGTATTCCCACAGTATCTGAGGCAGCTCATGGTGGTTTGCAGTAGTGGCACTTCAATAGGAGTTATGGGGCATGAGCTTTTTAGGAAATACAAATTTCCATCAGTGATGCCATCTGTGCCAAGGGCACTCAGGAGGGGAAACTGcctggagggaaaagaaagccGAAAGAAATTGGGAGGATGAACAACTAATCCTAACTTGAAACAGCAAGTGTGGATGTGAGTCTGCACTCTTCCAGCATCCTCCTACATTTGAGTGTGCTTCACATCATGAAGGAGCAAGTCACTCCAATGATTTCAGGCTCACAGTGTGAACACTCCTGCACCCCTGACGTGGCCAGCACAGGTgatgctgttcctgcagcactgctgctctcacaCCTGAGGCCATTTTAAACTCTGCCCAATCCAGATCACATCAAGAGCTCTCTGCAGGTGAGGAAGTTTTACTGGGGGTCTAGATTTGTAGCATGTTAACATTACTCACAATATTACAtgcactgaaatattttaagaacATATGCACTCTGTTAATCAAATTCATGGAAAATAGTGGTTTCCTAATCTACTCAGTACTTTTAAAAGTCCTCCATGAAACTGTGAGATTATGGAAAAGAACACCCTGGTGATACATTACagtagaaaaaaacaaaacagtgcaAGTTTCATCTGAATCACAACTACTAGTAAAGTCTCCAGTTCAGTTCATAAAACAAATTGATTAAATTATGTGAAGTATTTCATAGTGGTATAGTAACTTCCAATGCAATTTATGCAACAAATTTCACCCATATTCAAAAATACATTTGTAAATGCTTTTCATAAAACTTTAAACAACTCAAGTTCCCCTTAGGTAATCCCAAGCACAGTCCTCACTCCACCTAGGCAGAAGCCTGTATTCATTCTCAGAGTCCATGAGTGACAATGCTGTGGGAGTTCTTTCTCTTTGAGAGTCAGCTCTGCTAAACCCAACTCTTATTGCTTAAAACCATCAGTTTCCTCAGCAGGCCTAGCAGCCAGCTACACCACACCAGGCTGGGGCAGCAACCCACTGTTTTATAGACATAAACACCTACAAGCCTTGCAGCCATTCCTGTAAAGAATTCCATGGGATGGTTGCCTGTCCAGAGAGCAAAAGGGGCATTGCTGAGAGGGAGGGAGATCAGTCATTGAGAGTGCATCAGTTCAGTGACCCATTGTCTCCCTCTTCATCTTCtgattaattatatataattatatatatatatatatatatatatatatatatattctgttTCATGATTTCTGTGAATACATTTCCAACTGTAACTGAAAACAACTGGCTCAGACACAAGACACACCAAGCCTAAAATCTGCAAGAACAGAAGTGTGAATATAAGGCCTCTGCAGGCTCAGACTCACAGCTGGTACTATGCCCAAATATCTCCACAGCAAGCTTTATTCACACAATTTCCAATAAAAAATACTGTTACTTCTTAAGCTACATTTTAAATGATCAGAAATACATTCATAATAACTACTGGTACAAAAACCATGATAAaatttttttattcaaaatattCTGACAGGTTGACAATATTCCAGGCATGTTACAAATACTGCCATAGCCAACAAAACAATCAATACTTAGAGAGCATTCAAACACTGAGGACATGTATCTTAAAGCAGAGACAGGAgagtgcatggtactaagtgcATACTAATCATTTTCCAATAACTAATTTGAGGAAAATACTCCGGTACAAAATGGATTAAAACCCAGAAGAGATGAATTAGAGAGGACAAAAATGATGATGTTAAAATGTTTTTGCCCGTACTTTCCTGTAAAACCTTGTACCTTTATCATACAAGGCCACTACCAGTCTGGACTACTCTAGTGTTGACTATTTAAGGGATAGAACAACAAAATCATAACAGAGAAACCAGtgacaaagcaaacaaaaccacaaactcTTTCTAGAATATGGCTTAAATTAATTCACAGAGAGTTGGGAATATACTAACTATAAGGTGCAAGAGAAATACCAGGTAGGAAAAAAGCTCCTTTTTTCCTGGTACTTTCCCCCTCAGACTTCACTGTATTTCACATAAAAATTTTAACACACTGGTCTCACCCTTCCTGCAAGCCCCTTGTTCCATGCTTCTAAAACATCATGTTACTGAAAGGTTGGTTTCATTCTTGAATGCATTGGCCAAACATGAGTTCTAAAGTTTAAACCATGTAATTCTACACATAGTAATACCCTGTTTCTCCCAATTAACCCAAGTTCTCAAATAGAGCTAAAAATtcagctttatttaaaacagcAAATTTGCTTGAAAAAAGTATGAATCTCTTTGTCATGTAGAAAACAGATGTCCAATGAAGAACTTGTCAAGATGTGAACACAGCTGAGTGCATAGTGCAGAACATCATACAGAGAGAGCAGCAAGGCCACAGGGTCACTAAGTCCACATGAAAAAGATGTATATTTCCAACGACCAAATCCATTCTAAAACACTTTTGTCCTGGAAATGCTTTAAGCATTAAAATCTTGCTCTAGGGATGGCAGGACTCCTCCATTCCCACTTTTCATACAGCTCACTGGAACATGCATGGCAGCACAGCCACCTATACACCATACAGAAGAGACACACCAAAATTGCTTTGGATACATCATCCTGATCTCAAGTATTCCATACAAATGCTGAATTTTCTtgtgaaaaggaaggaaatgggaCAGCTTTCAAATGCTGCAGTTTGGAGCCCAGGCCGgagagccacagctcctctggcacGAGCGGTGGCACAGCTGGTGGCTCCAGGGCTGAAGGATCTCACAGGAGGCTCCTCTGCCTCTATTGCTCCAGGTTCCATCAGTGCTCCCCAGCAGCTGAGGCATCAAACACTCACTGCAAAAATGCAAGAGGCttacagccagcacagctctgcacactcACCCAAAACACTTCTGTCCCCATTGCACTGGTTTGCTCTTTAAAGCAATGTTGTTGGAGAAGGGCCACGAGAACAACAGTGAGACATTTTCCTTAATCACAGCATCAGACACTCCATTAACAGACTGACATAATCTCCTAAACCAAATTAACTCCTGGAACATCTTGCATTTGCCTTCTTTTGCTCCTTCTTAGGAACAAAAAGTTTCTCTGGAAGTTGTGCAGTTTAAGCCTGTTATGGTGTTGTACTCCAGCATTTCCTTAGCACCTCAACACAAATTACTTGGTAGCTCATCTGTGGTGAGCATCAGCTACACACATCCACGAAGGGGGAAGGGCTGAAAGAACAACAATATTGTCCCATGACATGGAAAAGCACTTTGGGATGCACTGGCTTCAGGTGAGACTGCTGACTCAGAATGGGATTTCTCTCCAAGCAGAGTTACTCCAGTTATTCAAATACAGTAAACACAAGGGCAGTACTGAGGACATCAATCCTGCACCTTAACAACTTTCAGTCTATTTTCTAAACACCTCTTAATGGAGATGTGGCTCAGTGTCAAGGCTAAATGGGCAAAAATGTCATCTATGCTAAAGTCATTAGAGGAACTAACATAACCCTTGCTTCTGGTAGTCCTTGGACTTAAGCCACCCACATACATTTCATTGTATTAATTTACCTAGCCCGCTCTTTCTCAAGTATCTTCATCCTTTCACACTTTCTAATTAACTATCAATATTTTTCCTGAGTGAAATTATAAAAAGTTAAACCCTTCTACCAAAAGTACAAAGACAAATAAAATATAGAACAATACAAACCCAGTTATACAGCATTACAAGTGCAGAAATTCTTCATGTTGTTGCTCTTTATCATTGGCCCCCAATAAAAAACATAGCAAAGAATTTAGTTatccaaaatattttgcagtaCTGTGATGAGATTCTTCAGCCCATAAATATAGCCCTCATCCTTTGTGTTGCTGGGAAACACGTGAGCAAAATCGATCATTCGCACCTCGACCTTTGCGCTttccttgggctctgctggcatgtGATAGAAAACTTTTTCCAGTTGGGGTAGAACATTTCCATTCAGGTGCTCCTGTGTGATGCATGTGCTGCTTTTCCACACATTGTCTTGCTCTGAGTCCTCAACTTTTAGTGAGAGCTGGCTGTGGTGCCTCTTGGAGCACGACTTTTTGTGAAGTGCATAAAATTTAGACAAGCCTTTACCTACCGAGGCTTCAATTTTTCCATTCTCTGTAGAATTTATTACatgaatattattattatactcCAACACATCTCCACCTGATAAGAGGCCTTTGGGTACTCTTCTCTTCTCTGCCAAGGTGACATCACTCAGCCTCACGGTTGTTGCTTGGCATGAGCCCTCATAGACAAACAGCAGGGAGCTTGCGTAGAAGTTGAGCTGTGTCTGGCCCTCAAACCACTCCAGAATCTTTTCAACCTTCTGAATGCTGGCAGCTACCACATCTTTTCTCAAGCAGTACCCACTGTGGAAAAACTTGGAGATGCCTGCAAGAAATGCACACATATTGAGATTATTTTCACTTCTGAACAGAAGACAGATGAATTTTTTGTCCTTTGGGATGAGAATAGTTCTTATTTGAAGGAATGGACACAATTTAGGGAATTTCTCTTCAGGCAATTACTAACTAAATCCAAAGTGAACCTAGGAACTCTGACACCTTCAGTCACATCACTGCTGTGTAATACCACAGCTTGGGCTTGGGTTGTAAGCACAAGTAAATGCATCAAGCACACAGTAAAATAACATGGTGCCTGCTCCTGGTCAGCTGAACAAGTGTCTGCACAGTTCTGGGCAGGGACCTATCAAATTCTCCATGCAGTAACAGGCTCAAGCAGCCTGTTATTAtgagtgtgtttgtgtgtgcaccTTCTGTCCCTTGCTGGGGGACAGATGAGCAGGTGTCAGCTAATATCAAGTCTGCAATCTTTATCACCAAACAGTCCCACAATTGCagcatttttattaattattcaTGTAGAGCAATATGTGGACTGACTTCAACTTCAAGGATAAAGTCCTTGGAATTGAAAGATGTTTTTGTAGTAGCTTTTTAATAGAAAACACACTTAGATATTCACAGAACATAACTAGAgacaaaaaaatgtatttataataAAAACATGTAATACTTTTACAACATTCTAGTTTCAAAGCTGCAAAAAAGTTGAATTCTAGAATTCTCTCCCTTATTAGTAGT includes:
- the IPMK gene encoding inositol polyphosphate multikinase isoform X2, giving the protein MRSFLGNLAGILQHPDGTVLKQLQPPPRGPREQEFYSKVYDSDCCDRILLELREYLPKYFGVWSPPTAPNDTYLKLEDVTRKFNKPCIMDVKIGQKSYDPYASAEKIQQQVSKYPLMEEIGFLVLGMRVYHVSSDSYETQNQHYGRSLTKETVKDGISKFFHSGYCLRKDVVAASIQKVEKILEWFEGQTQLNFYASSLLFVYEGSCQATTVRLSDVTLAEKRRVPKGLLSGGDVLEYNNNIHVINSTENGKIEASVGKGLSKFYALHKKSCSKRHHSQLSLKVEDSEQDNVWKSSTCITQEHLNGNVLPQLEKVFYHMPAEPKESAKVEVRMIDFAHVFPSNTKDEGYIYGLKNLITVLQNILDN